One Engystomops pustulosus chromosome 7, aEngPut4.maternal, whole genome shotgun sequence DNA window includes the following coding sequences:
- the COG8 gene encoding conserved oligomeric Golgi complex subunit 8 isoform X1, which translates to MASVDVEEESLLASVFRNSFPESWRDNPDYAAYLLELSSFGVEKLRREPERLAEERAQILQQTRDLAFTHYKTFIRTAECTELIYRDFGQVEDSVSRLLSKLPGFQESCRGFVKQAEEISSSRRMNTLTLNRHTEILEILEIPQLMDTCVRNGYYEEALELAAYVKRLEKKFSSIPVIQGIVNEVRQSAQLMLTQLLQQLRSNIQLPACLRVIGYLRRMDIFTEAELRIKFLQARDAWLHSMQSSIPQDDPYFHLTKTIESCRVHLFDVITQYRAIFSDEDPLLLPPPPAGSLPVSEGAIFHGWVLQKVSEFLQVLESDLQKGVGSRLDSLLGQCMYFGLSFSRVGADFRGQLAPIFQRVAAENFSKAAKEAVEKFQEEMNMYTLISTTAVLSSNIPPVPAPPAQPGTLQPPMVLLDFPPLACFLNNILVAFNDLRLCCPVALTQEVTNTLQDALEKVVRTILSFHRAEEAAFSPQERELFIQFCTVFLEDLTPYLNRCLQVLFPPAQRAQILGVAPTHLTRYGNLGSINVTPLHEALDGILPQKEPEMIPTPQAEQEKSQPPIENVEMKSKEEVQILSPVAVSDPPAGDGE; encoded by the exons ATGGCGTCTGTGGACGTGGAAGAGGAGAGCCTCCTGGCTTCTGTGTTCAGGAACAGCTTCCCGGAGAGCTGGAGGGACAACCCGGACTATGCCGCCTACCTGCTGGAGCTCAGCTCCTTCGGGGTGGAGAAGCTGCGGAGGGAACCGGAGAGGCTGGCGGAGGAGCGGGCGCAGATCCTGCAGCAGACCCGGGACCTGGCGTTCACTCACTACAAGACCTTCATCCGCACCGCAGAGTGCACCGAGCTCATATACCGGGACTTCGGCCAAGTGGAGGACAGCGTGTCCCGACTACTGAGCAAGCTGCCCGGCTTCCAGGAGAGCTGCAG GGGCTTTGTGAAGCAGGCAGAGGAGATCAGCTCCAGCCGGCGGATGAATACACTGACTCTGAACAGACACACTgagattttagaaattttggaGATTCCTCAGCTGATGGACACTTGTGTACGGAATGGTTACTATGAGGAGGCACTGGAATTGGCTGCTTATGTGAAGCGGTTGGAGAAGAAGTTCTCTTCTATTCCTGTCATACAG GGCATAGTGAATGAGGTCCGTCAGTCGGCACAGTTGATGCTGACCCAGCTACTCCAGCAGCTACGGAGTAACATCCAGCTCCCAGCCTGCTTGCGGGTGATTGGCTACTTACGTAGGATGGACATCTTTACTGAAGCAGAGTTACGTATCAAGTTCCTTCAGGCCCGAGATGCCTGGCTCCATTCCATGCAAAGCTCAATTCCTCAAGATGACCCTTATTTTCATCTAACCAAGACCATTGAGAGCTGCCGAGTGCACCTGTTTGATGTCATCACCCAGTATCGGGCCATTTTCTCAGATGAAGACCCCCTCCttctcccacctcctcctgcaggctccTTGCCGGTCAGTGAAGGGGCCATATTCCATGGATGGGTGTTGCAGAAAGTGAGCGAGTTTTTGCAAGTGCTAGAAAGTGACCTGCAGAAAGGTGTTGGCAGTCGTCTGGACTCTCTCTTAGGCCAGTGCATGTACTTTGGACTTTCTTTCAGTAGGGTGGGTGCAGATTTCCGTGGTCAGCTGGCACCTATATTCCAGAGAGTTGCTGCAGAGAACTTTTCAAAGGCAGCAAAGGAGGCAGTGGAGAAATTCCAGGAGGAGATGAACATGTATACACTGATCTCTACCACTGCAGTCTTGAGTTCTAACATCCCCCCAGTACCAGCACCGCCCGCCCAGCCAGGAACTTTGCAGCCTCCTATGGTTCTCCTGGACTTCCCACCCTTGGCCTGCTTTCTTAACAACATCCTAGTGGCCTTTAATGACCTGCGACTCTGTTGTCCGGTGGCTTTAACTCAGGAAGTGACCAACACGTTGCAAGATGCTTTAGAAAAG GTTGTTAGAACCATCCTGTCGTTCCACCGAGCAGAGGAAGCCGCTTTCAGCCCTCAAGAACGAGAACTCTTTATCCAGTTTTGCACTGTCTTCTTGGAGGACCTGACCCCATATCTGAACCGCTGCTTGCAGGTCCTCTTTCCTCCAGCACAGCGAGCCCAAATACTCG GTGTTGCCCCCACTCACCTCACCCGTTATGGCAACTTAGGTTCTATCAACGTTACCCCACTGCATGAAGCTTTGGACGGCATTTTACCTCAGAAGGAGCCAGAAATGATTCCCACACCTCAAGCTGAGCAGGAGAAATCCCAACCACCAATAGAGAATGTGGAAATGAAGTCAAAGGAAGAAGTCCAGATCCTGTCACCAGTAGCTGTGTCTGACCCGCCAGCAGGAGATGGTGAATGA
- the NIP7 gene encoding 60S ribosome subunit biogenesis protein NIP7 homolog isoform X2 codes for MERNHRLSPLHIREKILKLATNIARDKLVSLGICFGKFTKTQKFRLHITALDYLAPYAKYKVWVKPGAEQSFLYGNHVLKSGLGRITENTANYQGVIVYSMADVPLGFGVAAKSTQECRKLDPMQIVVLHQADIGEYIRHEDTLT; via the exons atggagaggaatcacaggctgagccctctccatatccg TGAGAAAATTTTAAAACTGGCAACAAATATTGCCCGAGACAAACTGGTGTCTCTTGGGATCTGTTTTGGAAAGTTTACAAAGACTCAGAAGTTTCGTCTGCACATTACGGCACTGGATTACCTGGCGCCATATGCAAAG TACAAAGTTTGGGTGAAGCCAGGAGCAGAGCAATCCTTCTTATATGGCAACCATGTTCTAAAATCTGGACTTGGAAGAATAACCGAAAACACTGCAAATTATCAGGGGGTGATCGTCTACTCCATGGCTGATGTTCCCTTG GGATTTGGCGTAGCTGCGAAGTCCACACAAGAATGTAGAAAACTGGATCCTATGCAGATTGTAGTTTTGCACCAAGCTGACATTGGAGAATACATCAGACATGAAGACACTCTGACATGA
- the NIP7 gene encoding 60S ribosome subunit biogenesis protein NIP7 homolog isoform X1, translating into MRPLTDEETKTMFEKLSKYIGENIKLLVERPDGIYCFRIHNDRVYYVSEKILKLATNIARDKLVSLGICFGKFTKTQKFRLHITALDYLAPYAKYKVWVKPGAEQSFLYGNHVLKSGLGRITENTANYQGVIVYSMADVPLGFGVAAKSTQECRKLDPMQIVVLHQADIGEYIRHEDTLT; encoded by the exons ATGAGGCCGCTCACTGATGAGGAGACCAAGACCATGTTCGAGAAACTCTCCAAATA CATTGGAGAAAATATAAAGCTTCTCGTGGAACGACCTGATGGAATATACTGCTTCCGGATACACAATGACCGTGTATATTACGTAAG TGAGAAAATTTTAAAACTGGCAACAAATATTGCCCGAGACAAACTGGTGTCTCTTGGGATCTGTTTTGGAAAGTTTACAAAGACTCAGAAGTTTCGTCTGCACATTACGGCACTGGATTACCTGGCGCCATATGCAAAG TACAAAGTTTGGGTGAAGCCAGGAGCAGAGCAATCCTTCTTATATGGCAACCATGTTCTAAAATCTGGACTTGGAAGAATAACCGAAAACACTGCAAATTATCAGGGGGTGATCGTCTACTCCATGGCTGATGTTCCCTTG GGATTTGGCGTAGCTGCGAAGTCCACACAAGAATGTAGAAAACTGGATCCTATGCAGATTGTAGTTTTGCACCAAGCTGACATTGGAGAATACATCAGACATGAAGACACTCTGACATGA
- the COG8 gene encoding conserved oligomeric Golgi complex subunit 8 isoform X2: MASVDVEEESLLASVFRNSFPESWRDNPDYAAYLLELSSFGVEKLRREPERLAEERAQILQQTRDLAFTHYKTFIRTAECTELIYRDFGQVEDSVSRLLSKLPGFQESCRGFVKQAEEISSSRRMNTLTLNRHTEILEILEIPQLMDTCVRNGYYEEALELAAYVKRLEKKFSSIPVIQGIVNEVRQSAQLMLTQLLQQLRSNIQLPACLRVIGYLRRMDIFTEAELRIKFLQARDAWLHSMQSSIPQDDPYFHLTKTIESCRVHLFDVITQYRAIFSDEDPLLLPPPPAGSLPVSEGAIFHGWVLQKVSEFLQVLESDLQKGVGSRLDSLLGQCMYFGLSFSRVGADFRGQLAPIFQRVAAENFSKAAKEAVEKFQEEMNMYTLISTTAVLSSNIPPVPAPPAQPGTLQPPMVLLDFPPLACFLNNILVAFNDLRLCCPVALTQEVTNTLQDALEKVVRTILSFHRAEEAAFSPQERELFIQFCTVFLEDLTPYLNRCLQVLFPPAQRAQILGLNEKGEHSSWRAHGWAARVIQHEMDHLDGVLYIDKMDPRTFVNVKWMEVID; this comes from the exons ATGGCGTCTGTGGACGTGGAAGAGGAGAGCCTCCTGGCTTCTGTGTTCAGGAACAGCTTCCCGGAGAGCTGGAGGGACAACCCGGACTATGCCGCCTACCTGCTGGAGCTCAGCTCCTTCGGGGTGGAGAAGCTGCGGAGGGAACCGGAGAGGCTGGCGGAGGAGCGGGCGCAGATCCTGCAGCAGACCCGGGACCTGGCGTTCACTCACTACAAGACCTTCATCCGCACCGCAGAGTGCACCGAGCTCATATACCGGGACTTCGGCCAAGTGGAGGACAGCGTGTCCCGACTACTGAGCAAGCTGCCCGGCTTCCAGGAGAGCTGCAG GGGCTTTGTGAAGCAGGCAGAGGAGATCAGCTCCAGCCGGCGGATGAATACACTGACTCTGAACAGACACACTgagattttagaaattttggaGATTCCTCAGCTGATGGACACTTGTGTACGGAATGGTTACTATGAGGAGGCACTGGAATTGGCTGCTTATGTGAAGCGGTTGGAGAAGAAGTTCTCTTCTATTCCTGTCATACAG GGCATAGTGAATGAGGTCCGTCAGTCGGCACAGTTGATGCTGACCCAGCTACTCCAGCAGCTACGGAGTAACATCCAGCTCCCAGCCTGCTTGCGGGTGATTGGCTACTTACGTAGGATGGACATCTTTACTGAAGCAGAGTTACGTATCAAGTTCCTTCAGGCCCGAGATGCCTGGCTCCATTCCATGCAAAGCTCAATTCCTCAAGATGACCCTTATTTTCATCTAACCAAGACCATTGAGAGCTGCCGAGTGCACCTGTTTGATGTCATCACCCAGTATCGGGCCATTTTCTCAGATGAAGACCCCCTCCttctcccacctcctcctgcaggctccTTGCCGGTCAGTGAAGGGGCCATATTCCATGGATGGGTGTTGCAGAAAGTGAGCGAGTTTTTGCAAGTGCTAGAAAGTGACCTGCAGAAAGGTGTTGGCAGTCGTCTGGACTCTCTCTTAGGCCAGTGCATGTACTTTGGACTTTCTTTCAGTAGGGTGGGTGCAGATTTCCGTGGTCAGCTGGCACCTATATTCCAGAGAGTTGCTGCAGAGAACTTTTCAAAGGCAGCAAAGGAGGCAGTGGAGAAATTCCAGGAGGAGATGAACATGTATACACTGATCTCTACCACTGCAGTCTTGAGTTCTAACATCCCCCCAGTACCAGCACCGCCCGCCCAGCCAGGAACTTTGCAGCCTCCTATGGTTCTCCTGGACTTCCCACCCTTGGCCTGCTTTCTTAACAACATCCTAGTGGCCTTTAATGACCTGCGACTCTGTTGTCCGGTGGCTTTAACTCAGGAAGTGACCAACACGTTGCAAGATGCTTTAGAAAAG GTTGTTAGAACCATCCTGTCGTTCCACCGAGCAGAGGAAGCCGCTTTCAGCCCTCAAGAACGAGAACTCTTTATCCAGTTTTGCACTGTCTTCTTGGAGGACCTGACCCCATATCTGAACCGCTGCTTGCAGGTCCTCTTTCCTCCAGCACAGCGAGCCCAAATACTCG